One genomic region from Chitinophagales bacterium encodes:
- a CDS encoding gliding motility-associated C-terminal domain-containing protein, whose translation MNRINLSFFVVFFIWHMTASNAQNTCSNPTAINSLPFAQTNLTTCGTGDDYTAALTCGSSYMNGEDYVFEYTATQSGCHLFNTYNTSNWTGLFVLDGCPDNSSTNCIDFSTSIDGDPTLSTDLINGTTYYIIVSTWPSPDCTGFDIYINSCIAGNDCTNPYIVNTVPFSAVGLSTCQVENTFGSGGACNSSYMGGNDFVIEFTAPTTDCYVIDITNTDSYTGAFVLSECPSSSSASCLASDTPGFGGNPTLQLELTAGETYTIVVSSQINPNSCTDFDIAINTSVCPEPEPTDCVNALHVCSSGLLNYNSNGAGQNDFASPFNNNGCLSLEHQAAWYSIQIGSGLNDGGSLAFIIDPAGGLGEDYDFAIYGPDVDCGNLGSPIRCSYADDACFYCPQTGLGNNATDVSEGSGGNGFVAPLDVLPGEVYYILVDNFESSSSGFNLTWTGDAVLDCSILPPCTFTAIAGDDYTICTTSPDFQLNASVTNPVAGISYTWTASPSGATNYLNNTSLLTPTLNTSSLPASFQGEIIYTLEVSDGVCSSFDNIVVTVIIPNTPPSGNTPIEYCVDSPVIPLTSIPANGGTIKWYNIDPSIITTAPIATGSTFTPSVGASPSDHIDNTSAGTTSFWITETLGNGCESLPFQIDVIFIAQPNLTPIPDQISCTDNFDLSSMVLTDINGLDVNTATVNFYNDNAGSIGNLIGSTVSTSGQYWVIVDLAGCTDTKSVQVTIGSVEFTITTIDATCGLQDGEATAIVTQGTTPYTYAWNTTPVQTTATAINLASGTYTVTVTDANDCTSVEQAIVSTPDIPDATANNDSPACEGTDIQLTATTTSTVANISYNWSGPNDFSSNLQNPILSNADISIAGTYYLTVTADGCPSTAASTEVVVYQQPDAIVNADIEVCEGTNIQLIGSTTSVAGDVSFQWTGPDSFNSPLQNPILINASPIQSGTYSLIVTANGCTSEAATTDITIQQNPDINNSIPPQSSCNGNFDLSTITITDTNSTSPSISYHSNNSGVVGAVLSSTNINNSGTYWIFAESNGCTDSVVVVVDIFDTPIADFTLSATELCADGSSEITVTFTGTVVDTNTATFNWDFGGGTVVTGTGEGPYTVSWLDAGTGTVNISLDIEENGCPSNTANQSLSLQNPLPPLVVNCSNSTTNSVTFDWADILGASSYDVSYTVNGATPAMTDNTINSGYQITGLTANDEVEITVTALNSGVCGNSNTVTVSCIADDCPILNPSIDILSVFCNDHAPINLTATPSGGTFSINGNGVSVFDPSIVTLETGHLITYNYTDPLTNCEYTATKNVVVYAVPTSDFTISAPTVCADGISEITITYTGTASSSANFNWDFGSAILLSGTGVGPYTLIWNNGTGTQNISLTVTQNSCVSTIHTESIELSEPLETPIVSCSEIGVNNINFDWQDITNAINYDVSYTVNGGSPINTNTFNSTFEVTGLLPDNTVQITVIAIGNPPCGNSGAGMTECTVLNCPPMDLNIVNLEEQYCIDASPFMLFATPSGGIFSGAGITGNQLNPSLAGIGNHIATYTVTETNGCEYSITAPYTIHPVPVPNFEITPFILCADGTSEATVTFIGTTYGDSTVFNWNFNGGTLVSGEGSGPLAVIWNNANGTANVSLSITENGCTSNTQTESIMLQSPLPAPNVICAETSSSSVSFEWQHITFAFGYEITYTINNGTPITISTLNAYFDVTDLEIGDIVNISVVPIGEEPCGNGLTGTAECVVEDCPELSVSIDNLSATYCNDEGIVFLQANPEGGIFSGTGVNGNEFDPTASSGGNVTIQYTYTDPITDCTYNTSESVMVIAVPTAIFEVTPNIICTDGNMEAVVTFTGIADLNATFHWDFGGGVATPTSGFGPYTVVWTNHQTPSGISLYIENQGCISETFSQEITLVEPMEAFEVDCIAATTNSVSFDWEDVENAQGYEISYSVNGAFTNNPLSIENSEFTVNDLAPQDTVQLFVTAIGTEPCGNVEATAMCVTNDCPELLLEITNFNALYCSNEPNFELSATPTGGIFIGEGIETNSFFNPATAMIGANNLEYQYTDSETGCIYQLPFEINVEAPLPVPLVNCLESTTNSITFNWNEVNTAVAYEITYSINNGSEIVTTVDSPPFEVTGLNPQDEVSISVVAIGEGVCGNSLASTANCIAQDCAAMEVSIDNVENSYCENMASFSLEASPSGGLFRINGTEYAYETAIFEPSVLGLGAHNIEYILTLGDCTYSTNVFVEINPLPTADFEIDAASICISNPSIVTYTGTANSTATYQWDFDGGISENIGQEMYRVQWNNEGTKNIQLQVTQNECISQISEQTIDVSEPLEAVNINCSNSTTSSVSFDWSEMTGFEFEVTYTVNGENLIMTTTTDNTFEVNDLNPQDEVELTVIVLNDGICGNSAAASETCIAQDCAVLELSIDNLDLEYCSDAETVTLEATPEGGDFYVNGSLSSTFDPASLGEGTHFVEYVLEQGDCTYSTDFSVEIVAPLEVPVVNCGQSTEHSVYFYWDSIEEALEYNVVYHINNQGAIETMLPDTFIEINDLSEWDEVDIEVVAIGNGLCGNSLAGLGHCMTFGCPEVSLNLPDAACLGEPIAFDLSSSFSEDIPYVWSTSDESVPQLEENGIFTINWNQAGWQFIYLNVEDENGCIAAVSDSVFVGDFYLQMVADTAIMYGTSIELQGFVEGFYRGDLTYLWSSSENEVLGCENCPNLFVTPQIPTTYTLWATDENGCTATTSVSVDLVYENQLVLANAFSPNGDGVNDVFQIRGLNIEAVELVIYNRWGNEVFRTQDVNTGWDGIYKNENQPIGTYAYYAVVRYEDGKEEVVMGNLTLVR comes from the coding sequence GTGAACAGAATAAACCTATCTTTTTTTGTCGTATTTTTTATTTGGCACATGACTGCAAGTAATGCACAAAATACTTGCAGCAATCCAACTGCTATCAATAGCCTACCTTTTGCCCAAACCAACCTAACTACTTGTGGAACGGGGGATGATTATACAGCTGCTTTGACATGCGGTAGCTCCTATATGAATGGCGAAGATTACGTCTTTGAATACACTGCCACTCAATCAGGTTGCCATTTGTTCAATACTTACAATACCTCGAATTGGACAGGCTTATTTGTTTTAGATGGCTGTCCAGATAACTCCAGTACCAATTGCATTGACTTTTCTACATCCATAGACGGGGACCCAACCCTCAGTACAGATTTGATAAATGGAACTACCTACTATATCATTGTATCTACATGGCCCTCACCTGATTGTACCGGCTTTGACATATATATCAATTCCTGTATTGCGGGGAATGACTGCACTAATCCATACATAGTCAATACTGTGCCTTTCTCAGCCGTTGGATTATCCACCTGCCAAGTCGAGAATACTTTTGGCAGTGGTGGCGCATGTAACAGTTCTTATATGGGAGGCAATGATTTTGTAATCGAGTTCACCGCCCCAACAACAGATTGTTATGTCATTGACATTACCAATACCGATTCTTATACAGGAGCTTTCGTACTCAGTGAGTGTCCGAGTTCTTCATCCGCTTCATGTTTAGCATCGGATACCCCTGGATTTGGAGGAAATCCAACCTTACAATTGGAATTGACCGCAGGTGAAACCTATACAATTGTAGTTTCCTCACAAATCAATCCAAATTCTTGTACCGACTTCGATATTGCCATCAATACAAGTGTTTGCCCCGAACCAGAACCTACGGATTGTGTCAATGCTTTACATGTTTGCAGCAGCGGTCTGTTAAATTACAATAGTAATGGAGCAGGTCAAAATGATTTTGCTTCTCCTTTTAATAATAATGGTTGTTTGAGCTTAGAACATCAAGCAGCTTGGTATTCCATCCAAATTGGCTCAGGACTCAATGATGGTGGATCACTCGCATTTATTATAGATCCCGCAGGAGGTTTAGGAGAAGACTACGATTTTGCTATTTATGGTCCAGATGTTGATTGCGGCAATTTGGGCAGTCCCATTCGTTGTTCTTATGCAGATGATGCCTGCTTTTATTGTCCACAAACAGGTTTAGGCAACAATGCTACTGACGTTTCCGAAGGCTCAGGAGGAAATGGATTCGTAGCCCCTCTCGATGTCCTACCAGGAGAAGTATATTACATATTGGTGGATAATTTTGAAAGCTCATCTTCTGGCTTCAATCTTACATGGACGGGGGATGCAGTTTTGGATTGTAGCATACTACCTCCCTGCACTTTTACTGCCATTGCAGGAGATGACTATACCATTTGTACAACTTCACCCGATTTCCAATTAAATGCTTCTGTTACCAATCCCGTAGCAGGCATATCTTATACTTGGACGGCCAGCCCAAGTGGTGCTACCAACTATTTGAACAATACATCGCTACTTACCCCTACTCTCAATACAAGTAGCTTGCCTGCCAGTTTTCAAGGAGAAATTATTTATACCCTTGAAGTTTCAGATGGAGTTTGTAGTTCATTTGATAATATAGTTGTCACTGTAATCATACCCAATACTCCTCCAAGTGGCAATACACCAATCGAATACTGTGTAGATAGTCCAGTAATACCGCTCACTTCAATACCTGCTAATGGAGGTACAATCAAATGGTACAATATTGATCCATCCATAATTACAACTGCGCCAATTGCCACTGGTTCTACGTTTACTCCATCTGTTGGTGCTTCCCCTTCCGACCACATTGACAATACAAGTGCTGGCACGACTTCTTTTTGGATAACCGAAACACTTGGTAATGGATGCGAAAGTCTACCTTTTCAGATAGATGTAATATTCATCGCACAACCCAACCTGACTCCCATACCAGACCAAATTTCATGCACAGACAATTTCGATTTGAGTAGCATGGTACTCACCGACATCAATGGTTTGGATGTAAATACCGCAACCGTCAATTTTTACAACGATAATGCAGGTAGCATAGGAAATCTCATTGGCTCAACAGTTAGTACAAGTGGACAATATTGGGTAATTGTCGACTTGGCTGGTTGTACAGATACCAAAAGCGTGCAAGTAACCATTGGTTCAGTGGAATTTACCATCACCACCATAGATGCTACTTGTGGGCTGCAAGATGGTGAAGCTACTGCAATAGTAACCCAAGGAACGACTCCATATACCTACGCATGGAACACTACACCTGTTCAAACCACTGCTACTGCAATCAATTTAGCTTCTGGAACTTATACTGTCACTGTTACCGATGCCAACGACTGCACATCCGTAGAACAAGCAATAGTAAGTACGCCAGATATTCCCGATGCAACTGCTAATAACGATAGCCCTGCTTGTGAAGGAACAGACATTCAACTGACAGCAACAACAACTAGTACTGTTGCAAACATTAGCTACAATTGGTCAGGGCCGAACGATTTTTCTTCCAACCTACAAAATCCAATACTAAGCAATGCGGACATCAGCATTGCAGGAACTTACTACCTAACCGTTACGGCAGATGGTTGTCCTTCTACTGCTGCAAGTACCGAAGTCGTTGTTTACCAACAGCCAGATGCGATTGTCAATGCAGATATAGAAGTTTGTGAAGGAACAAACATTCAACTAATAGGATCCACCACCAGCGTTGCAGGAGATGTCAGCTTTCAATGGACTGGTCCAGATAGTTTCAATTCCCCGCTTCAAAATCCAATACTCATCAATGCATCTCCTATTCAATCAGGAACATATTCGCTTATAGTCACTGCCAATGGCTGCACTTCAGAAGCGGCAACAACTGATATAACCATCCAACAAAATCCCGATATAAACAATTCTATCCCTCCACAAAGTAGCTGTAATGGAAATTTTGACCTAAGCACAATCACTATTACCGATACCAATTCTACTTCTCCCAGCATTAGTTACCATTCTAACAATTCAGGTGTAGTTGGAGCAGTTTTAAGTAGTACAAATATTAACAATTCAGGGACTTACTGGATTTTTGCAGAAAGTAATGGTTGTACCGATTCGGTAGTGGTGGTAGTAGATATATTCGATACACCCATTGCAGATTTTACCCTTTCTGCAACAGAATTGTGTGCCGATGGCAGCAGCGAAATTACGGTGACATTTACAGGAACAGTTGTAGATACAAATACCGCTACCTTTAATTGGGATTTTGGTGGAGGAACAGTCGTTACAGGCACAGGAGAAGGCCCTTACACCGTTTCTTGGTTAGATGCAGGAACAGGAACGGTCAATATAAGTCTGGACATTGAAGAAAATGGATGTCCTTCTAATACAGCGAATCAATCTCTTAGCCTTCAAAATCCACTGCCCCCACTAGTAGTCAATTGCAGCAATAGCACCACCAATTCTGTAACTTTTGACTGGGCAGACATTTTAGGGGCAAGTAGTTATGATGTAAGTTACACTGTCAATGGCGCAACTCCCGCAATGACCGACAATACAATCAATTCCGGTTACCAAATAACAGGTTTAACCGCCAACGATGAAGTGGAAATTACTGTCACAGCTCTCAATAGCGGCGTATGTGGCAACAGCAATACCGTCACTGTTTCTTGTATTGCAGACGATTGCCCAATTTTGAACCCTTCTATAGATATTCTATCTGTATTCTGCAATGACCATGCCCCCATCAATTTAACTGCAACACCATCTGGAGGAACATTTAGCATTAATGGAAACGGAGTAAGTGTATTTGATCCAAGCATCGTCACCCTTGAAACAGGACACCTTATAACATATAACTATACAGACCCTTTGACAAACTGTGAATATACGGCTACTAAAAATGTAGTAGTCTATGCTGTTCCTACTTCTGATTTTACCATATCTGCACCAACAGTTTGTGCAGATGGGATAAGCGAAATCACTATTACTTACACTGGAACAGCCAGTTCTTCAGCTAACTTCAATTGGGATTTTGGTAGCGCAATTTTGCTGTCTGGTACTGGAGTAGGGCCTTACACCCTTATTTGGAACAATGGTACTGGCACACAAAATATTTCATTAACTGTCACTCAAAATAGCTGTGTATCAACCATCCATACTGAAAGTATTGAGCTTTCTGAGCCTTTAGAAACACCTATCGTCAGTTGTTCAGAAATTGGTGTCAACAACATTAATTTTGATTGGCAAGACATAACCAATGCAATCAATTACGATGTATCTTATACTGTCAATGGCGGCTCACCTATAAATACCAATACCTTCAATTCCACTTTTGAAGTCACAGGACTTTTGCCCGACAACACCGTGCAGATTACGGTCATCGCTATCGGAAATCCTCCCTGTGGCAACAGTGGTGCGGGAATGACTGAATGTACGGTGCTCAATTGCCCTCCGATGGATCTCAATATTGTGAATTTGGAGGAACAATATTGCATTGACGCTTCCCCTTTTATGTTGTTCGCAACGCCTTCTGGTGGTATCTTTAGTGGAGCAGGTATCACAGGAAACCAACTCAATCCCTCCCTTGCAGGGATAGGAAACCATATTGCGACCTATACGGTGACAGAAACCAATGGCTGCGAATATTCAATAACAGCCCCTTATACGATACATCCTGTTCCCGTTCCAAATTTTGAAATCACCCCTTTTATATTGTGTGCTGATGGAACCAGTGAAGCTACTGTTACTTTTATAGGTACAACTTACGGTGACAGTACTGTTTTCAATTGGAATTTTAATGGAGGAACATTGGTATCAGGAGAAGGCTCAGGACCACTTGCAGTGATTTGGAACAACGCCAATGGAACAGCCAATGTCAGTCTGAGCATCACCGAAAATGGTTGTACTTCAAATACTCAGACGGAATCTATTATGCTGCAATCGCCTTTACCCGCCCCCAATGTGATTTGTGCCGAAACAAGTAGCAGTAGCGTTAGTTTTGAGTGGCAACACATAACATTTGCCTTTGGCTACGAAATAACCTATACCATCAACAATGGCACACCAATCACCATAAGCACCCTCAATGCCTATTTCGATGTAACTGATTTGGAGATTGGCGATATCGTGAATATCAGCGTAGTTCCTATTGGCGAAGAACCTTGTGGCAATGGACTGACAGGCACTGCTGAATGTGTGGTAGAAGATTGTCCCGAACTTTCGGTAAGTATTGACAACTTATCTGCTACCTATTGCAATGATGAAGGTATTGTCTTCCTACAAGCAAATCCTGAAGGTGGAATATTCAGCGGAACAGGTGTAAACGGTAATGAATTTGATCCCACTGCTTCAAGTGGTGGTAATGTCACAATTCAATACACTTATACCGATCCTATAACTGATTGTACCTACAATACATCGGAAAGCGTGATGGTCATTGCCGTACCGACTGCTATATTTGAAGTGACTCCAAATATTATTTGTACAGATGGAAACATGGAAGCAGTGGTTACTTTCACAGGAATTGCCGATTTAAATGCTACCTTTCACTGGGATTTTGGCGGAGGGGTAGCCACTCCTACAAGTGGGTTTGGTCCATATACTGTTGTATGGACAAACCATCAAACTCCAAGTGGAATATCCTTATATATTGAAAACCAAGGCTGTATTTCCGAAACTTTCTCACAAGAAATCACATTGGTTGAGCCGATGGAAGCCTTTGAGGTAGATTGCATTGCTGCAACTACCAATTCAGTAAGTTTTGATTGGGAAGATGTAGAAAATGCACAAGGATACGAAATCAGTTATTCTGTCAATGGGGCATTCACCAATAATCCGCTATCCATTGAAAATTCTGAATTTACGGTCAATGATTTAGCCCCTCAAGATACGGTTCAACTCTTTGTGACGGCAATAGGAACCGAACCTTGTGGAAACGTTGAAGCTACTGCAATGTGTGTGACCAACGATTGCCCCGAACTTCTGCTCGAAATCACCAATTTCAATGCTTTGTATTGCAGCAATGAACCCAACTTTGAACTTTCTGCAACACCGACAGGAGGTATTTTTATTGGAGAAGGGATAGAAACCAACAGTTTCTTCAACCCTGCAACGGCAATGATTGGTGCTAATAACCTTGAATACCAATACACTGATAGTGAAACTGGCTGTATTTACCAGCTTCCTTTTGAGATAAATGTTGAGGCACCGTTACCTGTACCTTTGGTGAATTGCCTGGAAAGTACTACAAACAGCATCACCTTCAATTGGAATGAGGTAAACACAGCAGTAGCTTATGAAATAACTTATAGCATCAACAATGGCAGCGAAATAGTGACTACGGTGGACAGTCCACCTTTTGAAGTGACGGGTTTGAATCCACAAGATGAAGTCAGTATTTCGGTTGTTGCAATTGGAGAAGGTGTTTGTGGAAATAGTTTAGCCTCGACTGCCAATTGTATCGCACAAGATTGTGCTGCAATGGAGGTGAGCATTGACAATGTGGAAAATAGTTATTGTGAAAACATGGCATCTTTTTCTCTCGAAGCAAGTCCATCTGGAGGGCTTTTCCGCATCAATGGCACTGAATATGCCTACGAAACAGCCATTTTTGAGCCTTCGGTCTTGGGGCTTGGCGCACACAACATCGAATATATTTTGACCTTGGGTGATTGCACCTATTCTACCAATGTGTTTGTAGAAATTAATCCCTTACCAACTGCTGATTTTGAAATAGATGCTGCTTCAATATGCATAAGCAATCCTTCTATTGTGACCTATACTGGCACTGCCAATTCTACTGCTACCTATCAATGGGACTTTGATGGAGGAATATCGGAAAACATTGGACAGGAAATGTATAGGGTTCAATGGAACAATGAAGGAACAAAAAACATCCAACTACAAGTTACTCAAAATGAGTGCATTTCTCAGATTTCCGAACAAACCATTGATGTTTCTGAACCTTTGGAAGCGGTAAACATCAATTGCAGCAATAGTACAACGAGTTCTGTTTCTTTCGATTGGAGTGAAATGACGGGTTTTGAGTTTGAAGTGACTTACACCGTCAATGGTGAAAATCTAATAATGACTACAACTACTGATAATACTTTTGAAGTCAATGACCTGAATCCGCAAGATGAAGTAGAATTGACGGTCATTGTTTTGAATGACGGGATTTGTGGCAACAGTGCTGCGGCTTCCGAAACTTGTATTGCTCAAGATTGTGCAGTTTTGGAATTGAGTATTGACAACTTGGATTTGGAATATTGCAGCGATGCCGAAACGGTGACTTTGGAGGCTACACCCGAAGGTGGTGATTTTTATGTAAATGGTAGTTTGTCAAGCACTTTTGACCCTGCAAGTTTGGGTGAAGGAACGCACTTTGTGGAGTATGTTTTGGAGCAAGGAGATTGTACTTATAGCACCGATTTCAGTGTGGAAATTGTTGCGCCTTTGGAGGTTCCCGTGGTGAATTGTGGACAGAGTACAGAACACAGTGTGTATTTTTATTGGGATTCTATTGAAGAAGCATTGGAGTACAATGTCGTTTACCACATTAACAATCAGGGAGCTATCGAGACTATGTTGCCAGATACGTTTATTGAAATCAACGATTTGTCGGAATGGGATGAGGTGGACATTGAAGTAGTGGCGATTGGCAATGGATTGTGTGGCAACAGTTTGGCGGGTTTGGGTCATTGCATGACTTTTGGCTGCCCTGAAGTCAGTCTGAATTTACCCGATGCGGCTTGTTTGGGTGAACCTATTGCCTTTGATTTGAGCAGTAGTTTCAGTGAAGACATCCCTTATGTGTGGTCGACTTCAGATGAGTCCGTGCCACAATTGGAGGAAAATGGAATTTTTACAATCAATTGGAATCAAGCAGGTTGGCAATTCATTTACTTGAACGTGGAAGATGAAAATGGCTGCATTGCTGCTGTTAGTGACAGTGTGTTTGTGGGAGATTTTTACCTTCAAATGGTTGCAGATACGGCTATTATGTACGGCACTTCGATAGAGCTTCAAGGTTTTGTGGAGGGTTTTTATAGAGGCGACTTGACTTATTTGTGGTCTTCATCGGAGAATGAGGTATTGGGTTGTGAGAATTGCCCAAATCTTTTTGTCACTCCACAAATTCCAACGACTTATACCCTGTGGGCTACTGATGAAAATGGCTGTACTGCAACGACTTCTGTTTCGGTGGACTTGGTATATGAAAATCAATTGGTGCTTGCCAATGCTTTTTCGCCAAATGGAGATGGGGTCAATGATGTTTTCCAAATTAGGGGCTTGAATATCGAAGCGGTTGAGTTGGTGATTTACAACCGTTGGGGCAATGAAGTGTTTCGCACACAGGATGTAAATACGGGTTGGGATGGCATCTATAAAAATGAAAATCAGCCAATTGGAACGTATGCTTATTATGCGGTGGTGCGTTATGAAGATGGAAAAGAGGAGGTTGTGATGGGGAATTTGACTTTAGTGAGGTAA